The Methanolacinia petrolearia DSM 11571 genome has a segment encoding these proteins:
- the rfbH gene encoding lipopolysaccharide biosynthesis protein RfbH: protein MDEEEIRNDIFKKVELLCRLRKNSEEFVPGKTPVNYAGRVYDEKEMISLVDSALDFWLTSGRYAEKFEKDLADFIGVKYCLLTNSGSSANLLAISALTSQKLGEDRLKPGDEVITTACGFPTTLNPIIQNNLTPVFVDVELGTYNIKTENLKDAVSEKTKAIFVPHTLGNPADICKIREVADEFDLWFIEDNCDALGSKYEGRFTGSYGDISTCSFYPAHHITMGEGGAVLTDDPLLKRIIASFRDWGRDCWCDPGKDNSCGKRFTQKFGDLPQGYDHKYVYSHVGYNLKVTDMQAAIGVEQIKKLPHFIERRKENFAELSSILAKYSEYLLLPYPATKSDPSWFGFPVVVKDDAPFKRSDIVSYLEEHKIATRMLFGGNLTKQPAYEGIKYRLPGSLENTDTVMNDLFWIGVYPGIDEARLNYIEKVFSDFFCK, encoded by the coding sequence ATGGATGAAGAAGAGATACGAAATGATATTTTTAAGAAGGTTGAGTTGCTCTGCAGGTTAAGAAAAAATAGTGAAGAGTTCGTCCCCGGGAAGACCCCGGTCAATTATGCAGGCAGGGTTTACGATGAGAAAGAGATGATCTCCCTTGTCGATTCCGCACTGGATTTCTGGCTGACATCAGGGAGATATGCAGAAAAATTCGAAAAGGATCTTGCGGATTTTATCGGTGTCAAATACTGCCTGCTGACGAACTCGGGATCATCCGCGAATCTGCTGGCGATCTCTGCACTGACATCCCAAAAACTCGGTGAAGACAGATTAAAACCGGGAGACGAAGTCATCACGACTGCCTGCGGGTTCCCTACGACGTTGAACCCGATTATCCAGAATAACCTGACGCCGGTTTTTGTTGACGTGGAGCTCGGAACTTATAATATAAAAACTGAAAATCTCAAGGATGCGGTCTCCGAAAAGACAAAGGCGATCTTCGTTCCGCATACTCTGGGCAATCCCGCAGATATCTGCAAAATAAGGGAGGTCGCCGATGAATTCGATCTCTGGTTTATCGAGGATAACTGCGATGCACTGGGATCGAAATACGAAGGCAGATTTACCGGAAGCTACGGGGACATCTCGACATGCAGTTTTTACCCGGCTCATCATATAACGATGGGGGAAGGAGGGGCTGTTTTGACCGACGATCCCCTTCTCAAAAGAATCATCGCTTCGTTTAGGGACTGGGGCCGGGACTGCTGGTGCGACCCTGGAAAAGACAACTCATGCGGGAAGCGCTTTACCCAAAAATTCGGAGATCTGCCGCAGGGATATGACCACAAATATGTTTACTCGCATGTCGGCTACAACCTCAAAGTCACCGATATGCAGGCGGCAATAGGTGTGGAGCAGATAAAAAAACTTCCTCACTTTATCGAAAGGCGGAAAGAGAATTTTGCCGAATTAAGCAGCATCTTAGCAAAATATTCCGAGTACCTGCTGCTGCCGTACCCGGCAACCAAATCAGATCCGAGCTGGTTCGGATTTCCGGTTGTCGTAAAGGATGATGCACCTTTCAAAAGGAGCGACATCGTAAGTTACCTGGAGGAGCACAAGATTGCCACACGGATGCTCTTCGGCGGCAACCTGACGAAGCAGCCGGCATATGAAGGGATAAAATACCGTTTGCCCGGATCTTTGGAGAACACCGATACAGTAATGAACGATTTATTCTGGATCGGTGTCTACCCCGGTATCGATGAGGCAAGGTTAAACTATATAGAGAAGGTCTTTTCAGATTTTTTTTGTAAATAA
- a CDS encoding class I SAM-dependent methyltransferase, with translation MYNIEICPCCNSDSLSYSYGIISPFISHYVLGEKPSGCRFFTCNNCGFRFFEQRFDDDEVERLYDDYRGPEYFQVRHKYEPWYSESINNGIGYNEQVIAERKEQIKKFILANLSGKRRFNRILDYGGDRGQFIPDDISDERYVYEVSGVTPVPGVTLVDDIDSVGNDTFDVVILSMVLEHVSDPHVILNKIHEILTPDGYLVLEVPYEPFKYKNWFGNKTENYLNKLANSPEFILKAIDLYSTLFRIKFRYIPPLGFVKLHEHINFFSESSLHSLFQLNNFSVISIERHYQDTKSFINDSLLCLVKVEK, from the coding sequence ATGTATAATATTGAGATCTGCCCTTGTTGTAATTCAGATTCGCTTTCATATTCCTATGGCATTATATCGCCTTTTATATCGCATTATGTCCTGGGAGAAAAGCCATCCGGGTGCCGTTTTTTCACGTGCAATAACTGCGGATTCAGATTTTTCGAACAAAGATTTGATGACGATGAAGTTGAGCGCCTTTACGATGATTATAGGGGTCCGGAATATTTTCAGGTTCGTCATAAGTATGAACCGTGGTATTCCGAATCAATAAATAACGGTATCGGGTATAATGAACAGGTCATTGCCGAAAGAAAGGAGCAGATTAAAAAATTTATTCTCGCGAATCTTTCAGGCAAAAGAAGATTTAATCGAATTTTAGATTATGGAGGCGATCGCGGGCAATTTATTCCGGACGATATTTCAGATGAACGATATGTATATGAAGTCTCTGGAGTCACACCCGTACCCGGTGTAACTCTTGTAGACGATATTGATTCAGTCGGAAATGATACATTTGATGTTGTGATATTGTCAATGGTTCTTGAGCATGTCTCCGATCCTCATGTCATATTAAACAAAATTCACGAAATCCTTACTCCTGACGGATATTTAGTCCTTGAAGTACCATATGAACCATTTAAATACAAAAACTGGTTTGGGAATAAAACTGAAAATTATTTGAATAAACTTGCTAATTCCCCGGAATTCATTTTAAAGGCAATTGATTTATACTCTACTTTATTCAGAATTAAATTCAGGTATATTCCCCCGTTAGGATTCGTAAAGCTGCACGAACATATTAATTTCTTTTCGGAGTCTTCATTGCATTCTTTATTCCAGTTGAATAATTTCTCTGTTATTTCTATTGAAAGACATTATCAGGATACTAAAAGTTTTATCAATGATAGTTTGTTATGTCTTGTCAAAGTTGAGAAATGA
- a CDS encoding glycosyltransferase family 2 protein, whose product MGRKISIVTACYNEEENVELLYEAVKSIFQDLDEYEYEHIFIDNASTDRTVPILKGIAEKDKNVKIIVNARNFGHIRSPFHGLIQAKGDAVISLVADFQDPPDMIPEFIEKWNEGCKVVVGVKKGSEENALLFSIRRVYYYFIEKLSDVKQIKNFTGFGLYDKKIIEQLRLIDDPYPYMRGLISEIGYDICQIEYQQPLRKRGITKNNFYTLYDMAMLGITSYSKIPLRLATLIGFTLAIISLIFAFFYTVYKLIYWYSFDVGIAPLVIGLFFFSAVQLFFIGVIGEYVGSIQTRVMKRPLVIERERINFNEDEK is encoded by the coding sequence ATGGGTCGAAAAATCAGTATTGTTACGGCATGCTACAATGAAGAAGAAAATGTGGAATTGCTCTACGAGGCCGTAAAGTCAATATTCCAGGATCTCGATGAATACGAATACGAGCACATCTTCATTGACAATGCCTCTACGGACAGGACCGTCCCGATACTCAAAGGAATTGCAGAAAAAGATAAAAATGTAAAAATTATCGTTAATGCAAGAAATTTCGGGCATATCCGGTCGCCGTTTCATGGCCTGATACAGGCAAAAGGAGATGCAGTGATCTCTCTTGTTGCAGACTTCCAGGACCCTCCTGATATGATACCCGAATTCATCGAAAAGTGGAATGAAGGGTGCAAGGTCGTTGTCGGGGTTAAAAAAGGAAGCGAAGAGAATGCTCTTCTCTTTTCAATCAGGAGGGTATACTATTATTTTATCGAGAAGCTGTCGGATGTGAAACAGATCAAAAATTTCACGGGCTTCGGTTTGTATGACAAAAAGATAATAGAGCAGCTAAGATTAATCGATGATCCATATCCGTATATGAGAGGTCTGATCAGCGAGATCGGATATGACATATGCCAGATTGAATATCAGCAGCCCTTAAGAAAAAGAGGGATTACAAAGAATAATTTCTACACCCTTTATGATATGGCTATGCTTGGAATAACAAGCTATTCCAAAATTCCACTACGGCTTGCAACTTTAATCGGATTTACACTGGCAATAATAAGCCTGATCTTTGCATTTTTCTATACAGTCTATAAACTGATATACTGGTATAGTTTCGATGTAGGAATTGCCCCCCTTGTAATTGGGCTTTTCTTCTTCTCCGCCGTACAGTTGTTTTTCATAGGTGTAATCGGCGAATATGTCGGTTCGATCCAGACACGTGTGATGAAAAGGCCGCTTGTTATAGAAAGAGAAAGAATAAACTTTAATGAAGACGAAAAATGA
- a CDS encoding GtrA family protein: protein MSKFLLVGILNTVVGYLIFFVLVGFMNYMIATVAGHFLAVTHSYIWNRFWVFSSKNHPVTEFIKFNFVYLFVLLENLILMPIFVAGLGIDPRIAALLCIPITTFISFFGHRYLSFKKWKPE, encoded by the coding sequence TTGTCAAAATTCCTGCTGGTTGGAATTTTAAATACGGTTGTAGGATATCTTATTTTCTTCGTTCTCGTCGGTTTCATGAATTATATGATTGCGACGGTTGCCGGTCATTTTCTGGCCGTTACACACAGCTATATCTGGAACAGATTCTGGGTTTTTTCATCAAAAAATCACCCGGTTACGGAATTTATAAAATTTAACTTCGTGTACCTGTTCGTCCTCCTTGAAAATCTAATCCTGATGCCGATATTTGTCGCTGGACTTGGCATTGATCCCAGGATTGCTGCATTGCTGTGCATACCGATAACCACGTTTATAAGTTTTTTCGGGCACAGGTATTTAAGCTTCAAAAAGTGGAAACCTGAGTGA
- a CDS encoding glycosyltransferase family 2 protein — MNENPAPKLKEDHPYVSVILPALNEELTIADCIEEIKTVLEENNISAEIIVSSSSTDRTDEIAEKLGAKVIRPEKKGYGNAYLYAFREALGEIIVILDADGTYDIKKIPEFIKEIESGSDFVMGSRLKGNIMKGAMPALHQYIGNPVLTWMLNKVFKTNISDAHCGMRAIKKEALDSLNLKTPGMEFASEMIIEAARKNLKISEVPIDYYPRKAPSNLHSFADGWRHVRFMLLYQPLPFLAIPGFFFFIMGAVLMAIYYLEGNLENSNLHSFVLASILFIGGLQAILMGINIKTYSIIAGYNEDVGIITKIANYQNLERELVAGIIIIAAGAIIGLYIILNWIESGFGSLSQVTNAVIALTLFLSGMQIIFSAVFNSMMLINYDD; from the coding sequence ATGAACGAAAACCCGGCCCCCAAGTTAAAAGAAGATCACCCATACGTCTCAGTCATACTCCCGGCGCTAAACGAAGAGCTCACCATAGCCGACTGCATCGAAGAGATCAAAACCGTGCTCGAAGAAAACAACATCTCCGCCGAGATCATCGTCTCTTCGTCTTCCACCGACAGGACGGACGAGATCGCCGAAAAACTCGGGGCAAAAGTCATCCGGCCTGAAAAGAAAGGATACGGTAACGCATACCTATACGCCTTCAGGGAGGCTTTGGGAGAGATCATAGTCATACTCGATGCGGACGGGACATATGATATCAAAAAAATTCCCGAATTTATAAAAGAGATCGAATCAGGCTCCGATTTCGTCATGGGCAGCCGCCTCAAGGGAAATATCATGAAAGGGGCGATGCCGGCGCTCCACCAGTATATCGGAAATCCGGTTCTCACGTGGATGCTGAACAAGGTATTCAAGACCAATATATCCGATGCTCACTGCGGAATGAGAGCCATTAAAAAAGAAGCCCTCGACAGTCTCAACCTGAAGACGCCGGGCATGGAGTTTGCATCCGAGATGATAATCGAGGCTGCAAGAAAAAACCTGAAGATATCCGAGGTCCCTATAGACTACTACCCTAGAAAGGCCCCGTCAAACCTGCACAGCTTTGCAGACGGCTGGAGGCATGTACGGTTCATGCTGCTGTACCAGCCTCTTCCGTTCCTTGCGATTCCTGGTTTCTTCTTCTTTATAATGGGTGCTGTTCTTATGGCGATATATTATCTGGAAGGAAACCTGGAGAATTCAAACCTGCACTCTTTCGTTCTTGCGTCGATCCTCTTTATCGGTGGCCTTCAGGCAATCCTGATGGGCATCAACATTAAGACCTATTCCATCATTGCAGGATACAACGAGGACGTAGGAATAATAACAAAAATTGCCAATTACCAGAATCTTGAACGAGAACTGGTTGCCGGGATAATCATTATTGCAGCCGGTGCTATTATTGGTCTTTACATTATCCTCAACTGGATCGAATCGGGATTCGGAAGCCTGTCTCAGGTTACAAATGCAGTAATTGCATTAACGCTGTTTCTCTCGGGGATGCAGATCATCTTCTCTGCAGTCTTCAACAGTATGATGCTGATCAATTACGACGATTAA
- a CDS encoding ATP-binding protein — protein MIQPFVNREQELDFLNKKYAENSAQMIVLYGKRRIGKTELIKKFIEDKDGTYILCTNDSTEENIKEMKDKFADLTGKEYFRDIDVSSFYSLYKHFSEEIGNRNAVIAIDEFPYLIELNRGVVSVFQKIWDELLIDRNLFLIICGSSMGMMETEVLGYKSPLYGRRTGEWNVSPMSFKHLKYFYPVYEKSDLFCLWAICGGIPFYLQKLDGSLTVEENIKKKILRKGEVLYNEPGVLLREEFREPKTYTLILKYLSLGYNKQGELSSVTGIEKGNLSKYLSVLENLRFIEYILPLGRKKGGIYEINDQFFRFWFRFVYPNLSDLEMGLIDEVYSRISPQLNAYYGKQFERLVIEQIKTKEVPLPFTFTDVRPWWHKENEIDAVVTNPENRDILFVECKWKNLDKIDAGRILSGLEKKSGSVQWNNESRKEHFALFAKKVEEKETLREMGYIVFDLDDI, from the coding sequence ATGATACAACCTTTCGTGAACCGGGAGCAGGAACTCGATTTTCTCAACAAGAAATATGCCGAAAATTCAGCCCAGATGATCGTTTTGTACGGGAAGCGGAGGATTGGAAAGACCGAACTGATAAAAAAATTCATTGAAGACAAAGACGGGACATATATCCTCTGCACAAATGACAGTACTGAAGAAAATATCAAAGAGATGAAAGATAAATTCGCTGACCTCACCGGAAAAGAATATTTCAGGGATATCGACGTCTCGTCCTTCTATTCATTATATAAGCATTTTTCAGAAGAGATAGGCAACAGAAATGCGGTAATTGCAATCGATGAATTTCCATATCTGATTGAGCTGAATCGCGGAGTCGTTTCAGTATTTCAAAAGATCTGGGATGAACTACTTATTGACAGAAATCTATTCCTGATAATCTGCGGCTCTTCGATGGGAATGATGGAAACCGAGGTATTAGGTTACAAAAGCCCTTTATACGGGAGAAGAACAGGTGAGTGGAACGTTTCACCAATGTCGTTTAAGCACCTGAAGTATTTTTACCCGGTTTATGAAAAATCAGATCTGTTCTGTTTATGGGCAATATGCGGAGGCATCCCTTTTTACCTTCAAAAACTCGATGGCTCCTTAACAGTTGAAGAAAATATAAAGAAAAAAATACTCAGAAAAGGTGAGGTCCTCTACAACGAACCCGGAGTTTTGCTTAGAGAAGAATTCAGGGAACCTAAAACATATACACTAATTCTCAAATATCTCTCTCTCGGGTACAATAAACAGGGAGAATTATCTTCAGTCACCGGAATAGAGAAGGGCAATCTTTCAAAATACCTCTCGGTCCTTGAAAATCTCCGTTTTATTGAATATATACTCCCTCTTGGGAGAAAAAAAGGCGGGATCTATGAGATTAATGACCAGTTCTTCAGATTCTGGTTCAGGTTTGTATATCCGAATTTATCAGACCTGGAAATGGGCCTCATTGATGAAGTTTATTCCCGTATTTCTCCTCAGCTCAATGCATATTACGGGAAACAATTTGAGCGGCTGGTAATTGAGCAAATAAAAACCAAAGAAGTCCCTCTTCCTTTCACTTTTACTGATGTAAGACCCTGGTGGCATAAGGAAAATGAGATCGATGCGGTTGTCACCAACCCGGAAAACAGGGATATTTTATTTGTTGAATGCAAATGGAAGAATCTTGATAAAATCGATGCCGGAAGGATTCTATCAGGCCTTGAAAAAAAGTCGGGTTCTGTTCAGTGGAATAATGAGTCCAGAAAGGAGCACTTTGCACTTTTTGCAAAGAAGGTAGAAGAAAAAGAGACTCTGCGTGAAATGGGATATATTGTATTTGACCTTGACGACATCTGA
- a CDS encoding bifunctional heptose 7-phosphate kinase/heptose 1-phosphate adenyltransferase, which produces MIVISNINNIIENFNRVNILAIGDLMIDQYLEGSVTRISPEAPVPVVDVEYEQYKLGGAANAINNIKSLGGSVEAIGIIGKDDSGKMLLDMLMEKGIDTKGIIISDDRPTILKTRVIGNGHQIVRIDKEIRNPIDNKTTECVLNYIKQRINDFNAILISDYNKGFISQQLLSGIVSLAQLYNIPIIVNSKAEKLCSYKNISIIITDLSYASEAVGIKAINETSVRNVGQWLLTHLDCRGVLIIRGKKGITLFDKNNDVKNHFINPIEANDITGVSDVLTGVMALSLASGLDLQNAATIVNAAANVAFKKKGVHTITKDELLEQIS; this is translated from the coding sequence GTGATAGTGATTTCAAATATAAACAATATAATTGAAAACTTTAATAGGGTTAATATTCTTGCTATTGGGGACTTAATGATTGACCAATATTTAGAGGGGAGTGTAACACGTATATCCCCAGAAGCACCTGTACCTGTTGTTGATGTAGAATATGAGCAGTATAAATTGGGAGGAGCTGCAAATGCGATAAATAATATAAAAAGTCTGGGAGGATCTGTTGAAGCAATAGGGATTATTGGAAAAGATGATTCTGGAAAAATGTTGTTAGACATGCTAATGGAAAAAGGCATTGATACTAAAGGAATTATAATATCTGATGATAGACCTACGATACTGAAAACCAGAGTTATCGGTAACGGTCACCAAATAGTAAGAATAGATAAAGAAATTCGAAATCCTATCGATAATAAAACAACAGAGTGTGTATTAAATTATATTAAACAAAGGATTAATGATTTCAATGCAATTTTAATATCTGATTATAATAAAGGATTTATATCACAGCAATTACTGTCTGGAATAGTATCATTAGCACAATTATATAACATACCAATCATTGTAAATTCAAAAGCAGAAAAATTATGCTCTTATAAAAATATCTCTATAATTATTACTGATCTATCTTATGCATCAGAAGCGGTTGGCATAAAAGCAATAAATGAAACAAGTGTCCGAAATGTAGGTCAATGGTTGTTAACCCATCTCGATTGCAGGGGCGTTCTAATTATTCGTGGTAAAAAGGGAATTACGTTATTTGATAAAAATAATGATGTAAAAAATCACTTTATTAATCCGATTGAGGCAAATGATATAACAGGTGTAAGTGACGTTTTAACTGGTGTTATGGCTCTGTCTTTAGCAAGCGGTCTGGATTTACAAAATGCAGCAACAATTGTAAATGCAGCAGCAAATGTTGCTTTTAAGAAAAAAGGAGTGCATACAATTACAAAAGATGAATTATTAGAGCAGATCTCATGA
- a CDS encoding transketolase, with protein MTEITSEDLKKLEDKANLIRRHVIKILNSAGSGHTGGSLSCTDLLVALYFHVMNHSPDVKLENQDRFILSKGHAAPALYSTLAECGYFSINELESLRKNNGFLQGHPDCKIPGVEVSGGSLGQGLSIANGLSIAAKYDNKNSKIYVLLGDGECDEGQIWEAAMLSAHYKLDNIIAIVDRNGLQIDGQTEKVMCLEPFARKWESFGWNIIEIDGNDMSQIINAFKEAKCLTGKPTVIIAYTFKGKGVSFMEWVNSFHGKAPNETEMNMALEELK; from the coding sequence ATGACAGAAATTACATCAGAAGATTTAAAAAAATTAGAAGATAAAGCGAATCTAATTCGCAGGCATGTCATAAAAATATTAAATAGTGCCGGTTCAGGGCATACGGGAGGGTCTCTCTCATGCACAGACCTTTTAGTAGCATTATATTTTCATGTAATGAACCATAGTCCTGATGTTAAATTAGAAAATCAGGACAGATTTATATTATCGAAAGGCCATGCAGCACCTGCTTTGTACTCAACATTGGCAGAATGTGGATATTTTTCTATCAATGAATTAGAATCATTAAGAAAAAATAACGGTTTTCTTCAAGGCCATCCCGATTGCAAAATACCTGGAGTGGAGGTTTCCGGAGGCTCACTTGGTCAGGGTCTCTCAATTGCTAATGGCCTATCTATTGCTGCAAAATATGACAATAAAAATTCAAAAATCTATGTTTTATTAGGAGATGGTGAATGTGACGAGGGTCAGATTTGGGAAGCAGCTATGCTCTCTGCACATTATAAACTAGATAATATTATTGCAATTGTCGATCGTAATGGCCTTCAAATTGACGGTCAGACTGAAAAAGTTATGTGTCTTGAGCCATTTGCAAGAAAATGGGAATCCTTTGGATGGAATATAATTGAAATTGACGGGAATGATATGTCACAGATAATAAATGCCTTTAAAGAAGCAAAATGCTTAACAGGTAAACCCACAGTGATAATTGCATATACATTTAAAGGAAAAGGCGTTTCTTTTATGGAATGGGTTAATTCATTCCATGGTAAGGCCCCTAACGAAACAGAGATGAATATGGCTTTAGAGGAATTAAAATGA
- a CDS encoding transketolase family protein, which translates to MSYLSTREACGNALTELGETEKDIFVLDADLSVSTQTKKFAERYPQRFLNVGCAEQNLVGTAAGLAIARKTVFVGSYAMFINRAWEQIRNTISHDNLNVKILASHSGMTNAPDGASHQCFEDIAIMRVIPNMSVLCPADEIEAKKLILAEAYRKGPSYIRLNRIATQPIYDIDYEFEFGKAVQIKEGTDVTVIATGTMVTEAIKASEVLKKEGINAQILNVHTLKPLDNDTIIKAAKDTGRVVTIEEHSRYGGLGGAIAEILAESYPVPMRIIGIKDRFGESGVYEHLINKFGLNASEIVKSAKILLGEKK; encoded by the coding sequence ATGAGCTATTTATCAACCCGAGAGGCCTGTGGAAATGCTTTGACTGAGCTTGGAGAAACAGAAAAAGATATTTTTGTACTTGACGCTGATCTTTCCGTATCAACACAGACAAAAAAATTTGCAGAAAGATATCCTCAAAGATTTCTCAATGTAGGATGTGCCGAACAAAATTTAGTTGGAACAGCTGCTGGTCTGGCTATAGCTAGGAAAACAGTTTTTGTAGGTTCTTATGCTATGTTCATTAACAGGGCGTGGGAGCAGATTAGAAATACTATATCTCATGACAACCTGAATGTCAAAATATTAGCCAGTCATTCTGGTATGACAAATGCTCCCGATGGCGCATCTCATCAGTGTTTTGAAGATATTGCCATTATGAGGGTAATACCAAACATGTCTGTTCTGTGTCCGGCAGATGAAATTGAAGCTAAAAAATTAATCCTTGCTGAAGCTTATCGAAAAGGCCCTTCATATATCAGATTGAATCGGATTGCTACACAACCAATTTATGACATCGATTATGAATTTGAGTTTGGTAAGGCAGTACAAATAAAAGAAGGGACAGATGTTACTGTGATTGCAACCGGGACCATGGTTACAGAGGCAATAAAAGCATCAGAAGTGCTGAAAAAAGAGGGAATAAATGCACAAATCCTGAATGTACATACATTGAAACCATTAGATAATGATACAATTATAAAAGCAGCAAAAGATACTGGTCGTGTCGTTACAATTGAAGAACATAGCAGATATGGTGGTCTCGGTGGAGCCATTGCCGAAATTCTCGCAGAAAGTTATCCTGTTCCTATGAGGATAATCGGAATAAAGGATAGATTTGGAGAATCGGGAGTGTATGAGCATTTAATAAATAAGTTTGGTTTAAATGCGTCTGAAATTGTAAAGAGTGCTAAAATTTTACTTGGTGAAAAGAAATGA
- the fsa gene encoding fructose-6-phosphate aldolase — MKFFIDTANIDEIRIANDWGIIDGVTTNPSLVAKEEKDFRALIEEILGIVNGPISVEVISTDTEGMVKEALDISQWSENIVVKIPMIPEGLKAIKILHNKGIKTNATLIFSVNQALMAAKAGANYVSPFIGRLDDIGQDGLQIIRDLREIFSQYDLKNEIIVASIRHPLHVVESAKAGAHVATIPFGVIEKMFKHPLTDSGLNSFLKDWNKTQK; from the coding sequence ATGAAATTTTTTATTGATACTGCAAATATTGATGAGATAAGGATTGCTAATGACTGGGGAATCATTGACGGTGTAACAACGAATCCTTCTTTGGTGGCAAAAGAAGAAAAAGACTTCCGGGCTCTTATTGAAGAGATTCTTGGTATTGTAAACGGACCTATAAGTGTAGAAGTTATTAGTACCGATACAGAAGGAATGGTAAAAGAAGCACTGGATATATCACAATGGTCAGAAAACATTGTGGTAAAAATACCAATGATTCCTGAAGGATTGAAAGCTATAAAAATATTACATAATAAAGGCATCAAAACGAATGCTACGCTGATATTCTCGGTTAATCAGGCGCTAATGGCTGCCAAAGCAGGAGCAAATTATGTAAGTCCATTTATTGGAAGATTAGATGATATAGGACAAGATGGTTTACAGATAATTCGGGATTTAAGAGAAATTTTTAGCCAGTATGACTTAAAAAACGAAATCATTGTAGCCAGCATCAGGCATCCTTTGCATGTTGTGGAGTCAGCAAAAGCCGGAGCACATGTTGCTACAATTCCATTTGGCGTAATAGAAAAGATGTTTAAACATCCTTTAACAGACAGCGGGCTCAATAGTTTCTTAAAAGACTGGAATAAAACACAAAAATAA